One genomic window of Aggregatilinea lenta includes the following:
- the hpf gene encoding ribosome hibernation-promoting factor, HPF/YfiA family — MELKIHTRNVEVTPRLQEHVEKKVSKLDKYLPNIHEVRVDLSMERRKQGQDQTVAQLTLRNSRGVILRAEEKKEGDIYAALDRALDKMYRQIERYKGKRKRRGGGKFGEADAALALAEPVPLEEEAEADEEKLDIVRRKRVELNPMTEEEAIDQMELLGHDFFIFLNATTARIGVLYRREDGNYGVLEPDVR; from the coding sequence ATGGAACTCAAGATTCATACCCGCAACGTTGAGGTCACTCCGCGCCTGCAAGAACATGTTGAGAAAAAAGTGAGCAAGCTGGACAAGTACCTTCCCAATATCCACGAGGTGCGGGTCGATCTCTCGATGGAGCGGCGTAAGCAAGGGCAGGATCAGACGGTGGCGCAGCTCACGCTGCGAAATTCGCGCGGGGTGATCCTGCGCGCTGAAGAGAAGAAGGAAGGCGACATTTACGCGGCACTCGATCGCGCGCTGGACAAGATGTACCGCCAGATCGAGCGCTATAAGGGCAAGCGTAAGCGTCGCGGTGGGGGCAAGTTTGGCGAAGCCGACGCAGCCCTGGCTTTGGCGGAGCCGGTGCCGCTGGAAGAGGAAGCGGAAGCTGACGAGGAGAAGCTGGACATCGTGCGCCGCAAGCGGGTGGAGTTGAATCCGATGACGGAAGAAGAAGCGATCGACCAGATGGAGCTGCTCGGCCACGACTTCTTTATCTTCCTCAACGCGACGACGGCACGCATCGGCGTGCTGTACCGACGCGAAGACGGGAATTATGGCGTGCTAGAACCGGACGTCCGGTAG
- a CDS encoding ComF family protein yields MTTISTSEPRDFPLLDHIWIAGKYEGAIRDAVHALKYGGVQRAAEPLGDLLAEAISRQGPCIDVIAGVPLAAGRLQERGYNQAALIARRVAERLGVADVPDALARIKATASQVDLSAAERRENVKGAFAAEARRVRGKRILVIDDVLTTGSTMSACAEALRMAGAAQVFGGAIGGAGYGTDR; encoded by the coding sequence TTGACGACTATTTCCACTTCGGAACCGCGCGATTTCCCGCTGCTGGACCATATCTGGATCGCCGGGAAATACGAAGGCGCAATCCGCGACGCCGTGCACGCGCTGAAGTATGGCGGCGTTCAGCGCGCCGCCGAACCGCTTGGCGATTTGCTGGCTGAAGCGATCAGTCGCCAGGGACCGTGCATCGACGTGATCGCCGGTGTGCCGCTGGCTGCCGGGCGTCTGCAAGAACGGGGCTACAACCAGGCGGCACTCATCGCTCGGCGCGTCGCGGAGCGGCTTGGTGTAGCGGACGTGCCCGATGCGCTGGCGCGTATCAAAGCCACAGCGAGCCAGGTAGACCTGAGCGCCGCCGAGCGCCGCGAGAACGTCAAGGGAGCGTTTGCGGCAGAAGCCCGCCGGGTTCGAGGCAAGCGTATACTGGTGATTGACGATGTTTTGACGACCGGCTCGACCATGTCCGCCTGCGCGGAAGCGCTGCGGATGGCCGGGGCGGCACAGGTGTTTGGCGGGGCGATAGGAGGAGCCGGTTACGGCACGGACCGATAA
- a CDS encoding type II secretion system F family protein: MLGIVALIVAGILLLAGLVVVGMRNESGADPLERRLAEYGDRELPTSLEELELSLSLQERVIVPMYKTLANFAVRFTPENQIDSIRHQLELAGKLQSIEPTTFFGQRVALTIGFGVGAFVLFFLVSDWGPTKSLLGTICAALLGYYLPVLQLRSQIRRRQDSITRALPNALDLLCICVEAGLGFEQAMGKVYEKWDDELAIAFGRVLQEIQLGKRRSDALRDMSNRMDVADVTSFVAALIQAEQLGVSIAKILRIQADQMRVKRRQRAQEKAQQAPVKMVIPMVLLIFPSLYIVLLGPAAIILLESGVFGAI; encoded by the coding sequence ATGCTCGGCATCGTCGCCCTGATCGTTGCAGGTATCCTTTTGTTGGCCGGGCTGGTCGTCGTTGGCATGCGCAACGAGAGCGGGGCCGATCCGCTGGAACGTCGCCTTGCCGAATACGGTGATCGGGAACTACCGACCTCCCTGGAGGAACTTGAGCTTTCGCTCAGCTTGCAGGAACGCGTGATCGTTCCGATGTATAAGACGCTGGCGAACTTCGCCGTGCGTTTTACGCCGGAAAACCAGATCGACAGCATCCGGCACCAGCTTGAGCTGGCCGGTAAGTTACAATCGATTGAACCGACCACCTTCTTTGGCCAGCGCGTTGCCCTCACGATCGGGTTTGGCGTCGGCGCTTTTGTCCTGTTTTTCCTGGTCAGCGACTGGGGGCCGACGAAGAGTCTCCTGGGTACGATTTGCGCGGCACTGCTCGGCTACTACCTGCCGGTACTGCAGCTTCGCAGCCAGATTCGCCGCCGACAGGACAGCATCACCAGGGCGCTGCCCAATGCGTTAGACCTTCTGTGTATCTGCGTTGAGGCGGGCCTCGGCTTCGAGCAGGCGATGGGCAAAGTTTACGAGAAGTGGGACGACGAGCTGGCGATCGCGTTTGGCCGTGTCTTGCAGGAGATTCAGCTTGGCAAGCGCCGCAGCGATGCCCTGCGTGACATGTCCAACCGGATGGACGTAGCCGACGTGACGAGTTTTGTCGCCGCGCTGATCCAGGCTGAGCAGTTGGGTGTAAGTATTGCTAAAATCTTACGCATACAGGCGGACCAGATGCGCGTTAAGCGCCGCCAGCGCGCGCAGGAGAAGGCGCAGCAGGCCCCGGTTAAGATGGTGATCCCGATGGTGCTGCTGATTTTCCCGTCACTCTATATCGTGTTGCTGGGACCAGCGGCCATTATTCTGCTCGAAAGCGGCGTTTTTGGTGCAATATAG
- a CDS encoding type II secretion system F family protein: protein MGTELIIAGVAGVVAVAILIFGVVSLRSDRQSNVEERLGRYTSEYSSLLEQFEEANDERLANEPSAIAQRLDTALANKEFAKQWRTQLARADLKLTVGEYFALHIIAGIVTFFVGWFLIFGNPIGGAVAGFAGLFFPRFYVARKQSQRLRGFEGQLPDTLSLWVNALRSGYSVLQAMEAIGRESPEPTSTEFKRVVQEVQLGIPMESALEHLLVRLPSEDMDLVNTAVNIQREVGGNLAEILESIGHTVRERIKLKGEIRVLTSQGRATGWIISGLPILLTIFLYVISPDYTGKLVENRLCGWPMIGIGLGLIGSGAAIIQKIVNIEY, encoded by the coding sequence ATGGGTACTGAACTCATTATTGCCGGTGTCGCCGGGGTTGTGGCCGTTGCCATCCTGATCTTTGGCGTTGTCAGCTTGCGTTCGGACCGGCAGTCCAACGTCGAGGAACGCCTGGGCCGGTATACCTCCGAATATAGCAGCCTGCTGGAGCAGTTTGAAGAGGCGAATGACGAGCGCCTGGCGAACGAGCCGAGCGCCATCGCCCAACGGCTGGATACGGCACTTGCTAACAAGGAATTCGCGAAACAGTGGCGAACCCAATTGGCGCGCGCCGACCTCAAGCTGACTGTCGGCGAGTATTTTGCGCTGCACATCATCGCCGGTATCGTGACGTTTTTCGTCGGCTGGTTTCTCATCTTCGGAAATCCGATTGGCGGCGCGGTGGCCGGGTTTGCCGGGTTGTTCTTCCCACGTTTCTACGTTGCCCGCAAGCAAAGCCAGCGGCTGCGCGGCTTCGAAGGCCAGCTGCCCGACACGTTGAGCCTGTGGGTGAACGCGCTGCGGTCGGGTTATTCCGTGCTGCAGGCGATGGAGGCCATTGGCCGCGAATCGCCGGAACCGACCTCGACAGAGTTCAAGCGCGTCGTGCAGGAAGTGCAGCTTGGCATCCCGATGGAATCCGCGCTGGAGCACCTGCTTGTGCGCCTGCCCAGCGAAGACATGGACCTCGTGAACACCGCTGTGAACATTCAGCGTGAAGTCGGCGGCAATCTGGCCGAAATCCTGGAATCGATTGGCCACACCGTCCGCGAGCGCATCAAGCTCAAGGGCGAGATTCGCGTGCTGACGTCCCAGGGGCGCGCCACCGGCTGGATCATCTCCGGCCTACCGATCCTGCTGACGATCTTTCTCTACGTCATCAGTCCTGACTATACAGGGAAGTTGGTGGAAAACCGGCTGTGCGGCTGGCCGATGATCGGTATTGGATTGGGATTGATCGGGTCCGGCGCGGCTATCATTCAGAAGATTGTGAATATTGAGTATTAG
- a CDS encoding CpaF family protein has translation MSLLRRIDRGGQDEEPPEDSKLSQMRRRTAVPPAGGSMAARTDNNTYLDLKSRVQNKLLAELDTSVDPHSPEVRTTIEELFATILAEESIVLGRAERQRLFEAIVAEILGFGPLEPLLAEDSVTEIMVNGPKNVYIERAGNLTRSNVAFEDEEHVLRVLDRIVAPLGRRIDESSPTVDARLPDGSRVNAVIRPIALCGPTITIRKFSKRPFTVEDLIRFGSMTPEIAEFLRACVIGKLNMVVSGGTGSGKTTLLNVLSSFIPNDERIITIENAAELQLRQEHVVTLESRPSNIEGRGEVSIRDLVVNSLRMRPDRIVVGECRSGEALDMLQAMNTGHEGSLTTLHSNSPRDTLSRLEVMCLMAGMDLPIRAIREQVASALDLIVHQERLRDGTRRIVKITDVQGMEGDVITMSDIFEFEQTGIEAGKVIGRIRPTGLRPKFIDKIESAGIHLPPAVFGIGMARY, from the coding sequence ATGTCGTTATTGAGACGGATTGATCGCGGTGGACAGGATGAAGAGCCGCCAGAGGATTCCAAGCTATCGCAAATGCGCCGGCGGACGGCAGTTCCCCCTGCGGGCGGAAGCATGGCCGCTCGGACCGATAACAACACCTATCTTGACCTGAAGAGCCGCGTCCAGAACAAGCTGCTGGCCGAACTGGACACCAGCGTTGACCCCCACTCGCCCGAAGTGCGTACGACGATCGAGGAGCTTTTCGCGACGATTTTGGCCGAGGAAAGCATCGTCCTGGGGCGGGCCGAGCGCCAGCGCCTGTTCGAAGCGATCGTAGCGGAGATCCTGGGCTTTGGCCCGCTGGAGCCGCTGCTGGCCGAGGATAGCGTGACCGAAATTATGGTCAATGGCCCCAAGAATGTGTATATCGAGCGGGCAGGTAACCTGACGCGCTCGAACGTGGCGTTCGAGGACGAGGAACACGTCCTGCGTGTGCTGGACCGTATCGTCGCGCCGCTGGGCCGCCGCATTGACGAAAGCTCGCCCACTGTGGACGCGCGTTTGCCCGATGGTTCGCGTGTGAACGCCGTCATCCGCCCCATTGCGCTGTGCGGTCCCACGATCACCATCCGTAAGTTCTCCAAACGCCCCTTTACCGTGGAAGACCTGATCCGGTTCGGCTCGATGACGCCCGAAATCGCGGAATTCCTGCGGGCGTGCGTAATCGGTAAGCTGAACATGGTGGTGTCCGGCGGCACCGGCTCCGGGAAGACAACGCTGCTGAATGTGCTGTCGAGCTTCATTCCAAACGACGAGCGCATTATCACGATCGAGAACGCCGCCGAACTTCAGCTCCGCCAGGAGCACGTCGTGACGCTGGAAAGCCGCCCGTCCAATATCGAGGGGCGCGGTGAGGTGAGCATTCGCGACCTTGTGGTGAACTCGCTCCGTATGCGGCCCGACCGGATCGTGGTCGGTGAGTGCCGTTCGGGTGAGGCGCTGGACATGCTCCAGGCGATGAACACCGGTCACGAAGGATCGCTGACGACGCTGCACTCCAACAGCCCGCGCGACACGCTGTCTCGTCTGGAAGTGATGTGCCTCATGGCGGGCATGGACCTGCCGATCCGCGCGATCCGCGAGCAGGTCGCCTCCGCGCTGGACCTGATCGTACACCAGGAGCGGTTGCGCGATGGGACACGCCGCATCGTGAAGATCACCGACGTGCAGGGCATGGAAGGTGACGTCATCACCATGTCGGACATCTTCGAATTCGAACAGACTGGCATCGAAGCCGGAAAGGTGATCGGACGTATCCGTCCGACCGGGTTGCGCCCCAAGTTCATCGACAAGATCGAATCGGCGGGCATTCACCTGCCTCCGGCTGTGTTTGGGATTGGGATGGCGCGGTACTAG
- a CDS encoding AAA family ATPase, with protein sequence MTSGPQKQMIKVLIVDDIPDVRDNLRKLLAFEPDIEVVGAAGTGREAIQIATEMRPDVVLMDINMPDMDGITATKSISTAVRTAAVVIVSVQSEPGYLRQAMLAGARDFLTKPIASEELYTTIRRVYERNEPVRQQEALMADARTTKGDMPKKAISMSRAAGHIIVVYSPQGGVGTTTIATNLASGLMRADTRVLLVDCALQFGDVDAFLNLQSAANISKLTQSVNDLDPDVIENVVITHGSGLKVITAPSHPEQAYDITSSEVKDLILMLGTLYDYIIIDTPTQYDDLTLKLFEIAERIVMIANPTIPAIRNCRKMIDILDAIEQPTRLSEKVIFVLNRVANEKDRGHGTVPVASIENHIKRKVTATIPQDDRAVLTSVNQGVPLVAKLKSRSPGRELMGLADAVRRSVESEDEAIEEKPAERTKSGLRAIFGGSG encoded by the coding sequence ATGACGAGCGGACCGCAGAAGCAGATGATCAAAGTTCTCATCGTCGATGATATCCCGGATGTGCGCGATAACCTCCGCAAGCTGCTGGCCTTCGAACCGGATATCGAGGTCGTTGGAGCTGCCGGGACCGGACGCGAGGCCATCCAGATCGCGACCGAGATGCGGCCCGATGTCGTGCTGATGGACATCAATATGCCCGACATGGATGGCATCACGGCGACCAAGTCCATCAGCACCGCGGTGCGTACCGCGGCGGTGGTTATCGTGTCGGTTCAGAGCGAGCCGGGCTACTTGCGCCAGGCGATGCTGGCCGGTGCCCGCGACTTCTTGACCAAGCCCATTGCCAGTGAAGAGTTGTATACCACGATCCGGCGCGTGTACGAGCGCAACGAGCCGGTTCGCCAGCAAGAAGCTCTGATGGCCGACGCACGGACGACCAAAGGCGATATGCCGAAGAAGGCCATCTCGATGTCGCGCGCTGCGGGCCACATCATCGTCGTGTACAGCCCCCAGGGCGGGGTGGGGACGACGACCATCGCCACCAATCTGGCGTCTGGGCTGATGCGGGCAGACACACGCGTGCTGCTGGTGGACTGCGCGCTTCAGTTTGGCGACGTCGACGCATTCCTCAACCTGCAGTCGGCAGCCAACATCTCCAAACTGACCCAATCGGTGAATGACCTGGATCCGGACGTAATCGAGAACGTCGTGATCACGCATGGCAGCGGCCTCAAGGTGATCACCGCGCCATCGCACCCGGAGCAGGCGTATGACATTACGTCCAGCGAAGTCAAAGATCTGATCCTCATGTTGGGCACGCTCTACGACTACATCATCATCGATACGCCGACCCAATACGACGATCTGACGCTGAAGCTGTTCGAGATCGCCGAGCGCATCGTGATGATCGCCAACCCGACGATCCCGGCGATCCGCAACTGCCGCAAGATGATCGACATTCTCGACGCGATCGAGCAGCCCACGCGGCTGTCGGAAAAGGTCATCTTTGTGCTGAACCGGGTGGCAAACGAAAAGGATCGGGGTCACGGTACGGTGCCGGTGGCGTCGATTGAGAATCACATCAAGCGCAAAGTCACGGCGACGATCCCGCAGGACGACCGCGCGGTGCTGACGTCGGTGAACCAGGGCGTGCCACTGGTGGCCAAGCTCAAGTCGCGCTCGCCGGGACGGGAACTGATGGGGCTGGCGGACGCAGTGCGCCGGTCCGTGGAAAGTGAAGACGAAGCCATCGAGGAAAAGCCCGCCGAACGGACCAAGAGCGGGCTGCGCGCAATATTCGGTGGATCGGGATAG